Proteins encoded by one window of Dreissena polymorpha isolate Duluth1 chromosome 11, UMN_Dpol_1.0, whole genome shotgun sequence:
- the LOC127851704 gene encoding heat shock 70 kDa protein 12A-like, translating into MADKYTKEPPVIAAIDIGTTFTGYAFKFASNDTIYCAVNQPELRVPTCVLLNPDKTLRAFGKDAVEKYEAVMSSAEQKSHFYFRNFKMSLYKPESGDVKVNISDERGKDMDALEVFKIALAHMNNKILQDIKTRRYFDTPMMNEEIQWIITVPAMWSDFSRNFMRHAAESAGFVSEKTRLVLEPEAASAFVRSQKIVIKGNASGALEKGHRYIIADLGGGTIDICAHEILDKGRVIEINRPCGDYGGGTVIDQEFFSFLVKLFGGEVFEMFKTGNRLKFFDLLRDFENKKSTFSKSTDEVVIDLGGLIHLYQQKEKESTSEMLERSLYGNKVRMHENKTHMYLSNRTMKEFFEKSRSAIIKNMKEIVEESQKKSKPIQSILLAGGLSESPYIKECIREEFEGKLQVVCADEGRLAVVKGAVILGYTPRDHITRKAPYTYGFYRIRPFDSKCHDENLSVTYNSVKQCDKLFHKLIEKGQTIQHNESFEVEGEITIRDDDLKNKIRIMSLWRSSLTDPKYCQPNEENQAQIVAKIEIEPPKGGWPSTLRHVQTLIVDDNQFVIKFVNKNNNMEFKTTVTYVSN; encoded by the coding sequence ATGGCCGATAAATACACTAAAGAACCACCGGTAATCGCCGCTATTGATATTGGTACGACATTTACAGGTTACGCCTTCAAGTTTGCTTCTAACGACACAATTTACTGCGCCGTTAACCAACCCGAATTACGGGTTCCAACGTGTGTTCTACTAAATCCAGACAAGACGTTGCGTGCTTTCGGAAAGGATGCAGTTGAGAAGTATGAAGCGGTTATGTCGTCCGCAGAGCAGAAATCCCATTTCTACTTTCGAAATTTTAAAATGTCGCTATATAAACCAGAATCAGGGGATGTGAAAGTTAATATATCTGACGAACGTGGAAAAGATATGGATGCGTTAGAAGTCTTTAAAATCGCCCTAGCTCATATGAACAACAAAATATTACAAGACATAAAAACGAGGAGATATTTTGACACGCCGATGATGAATGAAGAGATACAGTGGATTATAACTGTCCCTGCTATGTGGAGTGATTTCTCCAGGAATTTTATGCGACATGCAGCCGAGAGTGCAGGATTCGTTTCTGAAAAGACGAGGCTCGTGTTAGAGCCAGAAGCGGCATCGGCGTTTGTTAGAAGTCAAAAAATAGTGATCAAAGGTAATGCCAGTGGTGCATTAGAGAAAGGCCATCGGTACATTATAGCTGATCTTGGTGGAGGAACAATCGATATCTGTGCCCATGAGATTCTTGATAAAGGAAGAGTTATTGAAATTAACCGGCCGTGTGGCGATTACGGAGGTGGGACTGTTATTGACCAAGAGTTCTTTAGTTTTCTTGTTAAACTATTCGGAGGAGaggtttttgaaatgtttaaaacCGGAAATCGATTAAAGTTCTTTGATCTTCTGAgggattttgaaaacaaaaagtcCACGTTTTCAAAAAGTACTGACGAAGTCGTCATAGATTTAGGTGGTCTTATACACCTGTATCAACAAAAAGAGAAAGAAAGTACATCGGAAATGCTCGAAAGATCGTTATATGGAAACAAAGTCCGTATGCATGAAAACAAAACCCATATGTATTTGTCCAACCGGACGATGAAAGAGTTCTTTGAAAAGTCACGGTCGGCgataattaaaaatatgaaagaaatagtTGAAGAAAGTCAAAAAAAGAGCAAGCCCATTCAGTCCATTTTGTTAGCTGGTGGGCTTTCAGAATCGCCTTACATAAAGGAATGTATCAGAGAAGAATTCGAGGGAAAACTACAAGTCGTCTGTGCGGACGAAGGTAGATTGGCAGTAGTAAAAGGGGCTGTCATACTAGGATATACACCGCGAGACCATATTACAAGAAAGGCACCGTATACGTACGGATTTTATCGAATACGACCATTTGACAGCAAATGCCATGACGAAAATCTCAGCGTAACGTACAACAGCGTCAAGCAGTGCGACAAATTGTTTCATAAATTGATCGAAAAAGGACAGACCATTCAGCATAATGAATCCTTTGAAGTAGAAGGCGAAATCACAATACGAGATGACGATCTGAAAAATAAAATCCGCATTATGTCACTCTGGCGGTCGTCGCTTACCGACCCTAAATACTGTCAACCAAACGAGGAAAACCAGGCTCAGATTGTAGCGAAAATAGAGATAGAACCACCAAAAGGTGGATGGCCGAGCACGCTGCGGCACGTGCAAACACTAATAGTGGATGACAATCAATTCGTCATCAagtttgtaaacaaaaacaataatatggaatTCAAAACGACAGTCACTTATGTAAGCAACTAG